One genomic region from Haloprofundus salinisoli encodes:
- a CDS encoding adenylate kinase, with amino-acid sequence MSDKKVLLLGAPGAGKGTQSKRLAEEFSLEHVTTGDALRANKDMETEYGTPREYMDAGELVPDGLVNEIVEEALSNASGFVLDGYPRNLSQAEYLDDITDLDAVIYLDVSEDELVRRLTGRRLDPETGDIYHTEFDMPEDDEVADRLVQREDDTEDVVRERLRVYDENTAEVIQYYRDTGELAEIDGKQTPDEVFEDVKSVVADD; translated from the coding sequence ATGAGCGACAAGAAGGTGCTGTTACTCGGTGCACCCGGCGCAGGTAAAGGAACCCAGAGCAAGCGACTCGCCGAGGAGTTCTCGCTCGAACACGTGACCACCGGCGACGCGCTCCGCGCGAACAAGGACATGGAGACCGAGTACGGCACACCCCGCGAGTACATGGACGCGGGCGAACTCGTCCCCGACGGCCTCGTCAACGAGATCGTCGAGGAGGCGCTCTCGAACGCCTCCGGGTTCGTCCTCGACGGCTACCCGCGGAACCTCTCGCAGGCGGAGTATCTCGACGACATCACCGATCTCGACGCGGTCATCTACCTCGACGTGAGCGAGGACGAACTCGTACGACGTCTCACCGGCCGCCGTCTCGACCCCGAAACGGGCGATATCTACCACACGGAGTTCGACATGCCCGAGGACGACGAAGTCGCAGACCGCCTCGTCCAGCGAGAGGACGACACCGAGGACGTCGTCCGCGAGCGTCTCCGCGTCTACGACGAGAACACCGCGGAGGTCATCCAGTACTACCGTGACACCGGCGAACTCGCCGAAATCGACGGCAAACAGACGCCCGATGAGGTGTTCGAGGACGTGAAGTCCGTCGTCGCCGACGACTGA
- a CDS encoding universal stress protein has protein sequence MSRSDPSRDTSLFARPVVPVASVNDAESTARAALPRIAAASGEMVALHVVEKAGGAPDKAPVEQREEIASEAFSVVRELAAEAGVDVTTRVAYGTNVADTILEIAREEDASAVVFTPRGGSKWMKLLTGDVASSLLENADRPVVALPADE, from the coding sequence ATGAGCCGCTCCGACCCGTCGCGCGACACGTCGCTTTTCGCCCGTCCGGTCGTCCCCGTCGCCAGCGTCAACGACGCCGAGTCGACGGCACGGGCCGCACTCCCACGAATCGCGGCCGCCAGCGGAGAGATGGTCGCGCTCCACGTCGTCGAGAAGGCCGGTGGCGCGCCGGACAAAGCGCCCGTCGAACAGCGCGAAGAGATTGCCTCCGAGGCGTTCTCGGTCGTCCGCGAACTGGCCGCGGAGGCCGGTGTCGACGTGACCACCCGCGTCGCGTACGGGACGAACGTCGCTGACACCATCTTGGAGATCGCCCGCGAGGAAGACGCGTCCGCCGTCGTGTTCACGCCGCGCGGCGGCAGTAAGTGGATGAAACTGTTGACGGGCGACGTCGCCTCTTCGCTCCTCGAAAACGCCGACCGACCGGTCGTCGCCCTTCCCGCCGACGAGTGA
- a CDS encoding amino acid permease: MADEELAKDLGPLAALTIGVGTMIGAGIFVLPGTAIQQAGWHAVVSFLLGGVIALFTALSASELGTAMPRSGGAYFYVNRALGPLFGSVAGWANWMGLAFASAFYMVGFGEYVQSIAGLSDTLGVAGFGVDPVKIIALGGAALFVLINYVGAKETGKLQNVIVVILVAILAVFTLVGSLRADPSNLPAGRGLTPMITTTGLIFVSYLGFVQITSVAEEIKDPDKNLPRAVIGSVVIVSLIYGLVLIVMSAAVEQGFIAAQEAAGNIAVVEVARLILGPAGAVAMLLGGLLATASSANASILASSRINFAMGRDAIVTSELNEIHERFGTPYRSIAVTGGFILLFIVVAPIETLATMGSILHLIIYGLLNIALIVMREADAAEYEPSYIVPFYPVTPIVGSILSFTLIAFIEPRVTIAFSAAFVAFAVLWYLFYARSRTTRPGVLSDYILSRPDRMPDSAVSAASTVKPDGGQYRVMVPLANPEHQADLITLASAIAKREEGTVVAVNIQQVPDQTSLEAARRQGDYETAHRILERARDDAETLGVPVETHTILSHRTFEEVFDAARTYDADLTVMGWGPDAHGSPGRAESAIDELASSLPCDFLVLRDRGFDASRILVPTAGGPDSDLSAAVAKMLRAEYGSTVTLLHVADDEAEGRAFLESWAADHGIDDAELAVDSGDVEAAIGRHAENATMLVVGATERGLLSRLFTDSLVLNVVDEVDCSVLLAEKKRTRTLRERLFGSN, encoded by the coding sequence ATGGCTGACGAAGAGCTAGCCAAAGACCTCGGCCCGCTGGCCGCATTGACCATCGGCGTCGGGACGATGATCGGCGCGGGTATCTTCGTACTTCCAGGGACGGCGATTCAGCAGGCCGGATGGCACGCCGTCGTCTCGTTTCTACTCGGCGGCGTGATAGCGCTGTTTACGGCGCTTTCGGCCTCCGAACTCGGAACCGCGATGCCGCGCTCGGGCGGCGCGTACTTCTACGTCAACCGCGCGCTCGGGCCGCTGTTCGGCTCCGTCGCCGGGTGGGCAAACTGGATGGGGCTGGCGTTCGCCTCGGCGTTCTACATGGTCGGCTTCGGCGAGTACGTCCAGAGCATCGCCGGCCTCTCCGACACCCTCGGCGTCGCCGGCTTCGGAGTCGACCCCGTCAAAATCATCGCGCTCGGAGGCGCGGCGCTGTTCGTCCTCATCAACTACGTCGGCGCGAAGGAGACCGGAAAACTGCAGAACGTCATCGTCGTCATTCTCGTGGCGATTCTCGCCGTGTTCACCCTCGTCGGGTCGCTCCGTGCGGACCCGTCGAACCTCCCGGCGGGTCGCGGGCTCACGCCGATGATCACGACGACCGGCCTCATCTTCGTCTCCTACCTCGGATTCGTCCAGATCACCTCGGTCGCCGAGGAGATAAAGGATCCCGATAAGAATCTGCCGCGGGCGGTCATCGGCAGCGTCGTCATCGTCTCGCTCATCTACGGACTGGTGCTCATCGTGATGAGCGCCGCCGTCGAACAGGGGTTCATCGCCGCACAGGAGGCCGCCGGGAACATCGCCGTCGTCGAAGTGGCCCGTCTCATCCTCGGCCCGGCCGGCGCGGTAGCGATGCTGCTCGGCGGGTTGCTGGCGACCGCCTCCAGCGCGAACGCGAGCATCCTCGCCTCCTCGCGCATCAACTTCGCGATGGGCCGCGACGCTATCGTCACGTCGGAACTCAACGAGATTCACGAGCGCTTCGGCACGCCGTACCGCTCCATCGCGGTCACCGGCGGCTTCATCCTGCTTTTCATCGTCGTCGCCCCCATCGAGACGCTGGCGACGATGGGGAGCATCCTCCACCTCATCATCTACGGGCTGTTGAACATCGCGCTCATCGTGATGCGGGAAGCGGACGCCGCCGAGTACGAACCCTCCTACATCGTGCCGTTCTACCCGGTGACGCCGATCGTTGGGTCGATTCTCTCGTTCACACTCATCGCGTTCATCGAACCCCGCGTCACCATCGCCTTTAGCGCTGCGTTCGTCGCGTTCGCGGTACTCTGGTACCTGTTCTATGCGCGCTCGCGGACTACCAGGCCGGGCGTCCTCAGCGACTACATCCTCAGTCGGCCCGACCGGATGCCCGACTCGGCGGTCTCCGCAGCGAGCACGGTCAAACCCGACGGCGGCCAGTACCGCGTCATGGTGCCGCTCGCCAACCCCGAACACCAGGCCGACCTCATCACGCTCGCCAGCGCCATCGCAAAGCGAGAAGAGGGCACCGTCGTCGCCGTCAACATCCAGCAGGTGCCCGACCAAACGTCGCTGGAGGCCGCCCGACGGCAGGGCGACTACGAGACGGCCCACCGAATCCTCGAACGCGCCCGCGACGACGCCGAGACGCTCGGCGTCCCCGTCGAGACGCACACGATTCTCTCGCACCGGACCTTCGAGGAGGTGTTCGACGCCGCGCGAACGTACGACGCCGACCTGACCGTCATGGGTTGGGGACCGGACGCCCACGGCTCGCCGGGGCGCGCCGAGAGCGCGATAGACGAACTCGCCAGTTCGCTCCCCTGTGACTTCCTCGTGCTCAGGGACCGCGGCTTCGACGCCTCGCGCATTCTCGTACCGACGGCGGGCGGTCCGGACTCGGATCTCTCGGCGGCCGTCGCCAAGATGCTCCGCGCGGAGTACGGCTCGACGGTGACGCTGCTCCACGTCGCCGACGACGAGGCCGAGGGGAGAGCGTTCCTCGAATCGTGGGCGGCCGACCATGGCATCGACGACGCCGAGTTGGCCGTCGACTCCGGCGACGTCGAGGCGGCCATCGGCCGCCACGCCGAGAACGCGACGATGCTCGTCGTCGGCGCGACCGAGCGTGGCCTGCTCTCGCGGCTGTTCACCGACAGTCTCGTGTTGAACGTCGTCGACGAGGTGGACTGCTCGGTGCTGCTCGCCGAGAAGAAGCGGACGCGGACGCTGCGCGAACGACTGTTCGGGTCGAACTGA
- a CDS encoding GNAT family N-acetyltransferase produces the protein MTVRQAQPEDYDAVAAFTSETWADRGGSDYIPRIYHDWIAGDGDDQRTFVLDAEGNEESPSEELAGICQGVLLSDYEAWAQGMRVNPDYRGRGASMLLSKALFRWARDQGATVARNMVFSWNVAGLGQSRATGFDPCTEFRWGTPTPDADAEPDLPMTADADAAWSFWTGSDARAELKGLALDAEESWAVSELTRERLRTAADEDRLFVARENGTRGVTFRNRTYDRQNEDGEPETWAEYAVGAWADYEAARALYRAIARDAADIDADKIRVLIPEGVRWVSDTASARAGVSDEPDFVMAADLTDPAVVEG, from the coding sequence CTGACTGTTCGACAGGCCCAACCCGAAGATTACGACGCGGTGGCGGCGTTCACGAGCGAGACGTGGGCCGACCGCGGTGGCTCGGACTACATCCCGCGTATCTACCACGACTGGATCGCCGGCGACGGCGACGACCAGCGGACGTTCGTCCTCGACGCCGAAGGAAACGAAGAGAGTCCCTCGGAGGAACTCGCCGGCATCTGCCAGGGCGTGCTGCTCTCCGACTACGAGGCGTGGGCGCAGGGGATGCGCGTCAACCCCGACTACCGAGGACGGGGCGCGTCGATGCTGCTGTCGAAGGCGCTGTTTCGATGGGCGAGAGACCAGGGGGCGACCGTCGCCCGAAACATGGTGTTCTCGTGGAACGTCGCGGGGCTCGGCCAGTCGCGCGCGACCGGGTTCGACCCCTGTACGGAGTTCCGTTGGGGGACGCCGACGCCTGACGCCGACGCCGAACCCGACCTCCCGATGACGGCCGACGCAGACGCCGCGTGGTCCTTCTGGACCGGGAGCGACGCCCGCGCGGAGCTGAAGGGCCTCGCGCTCGACGCCGAGGAGTCGTGGGCGGTGTCGGAACTCACGCGAGAGCGACTCCGGACGGCGGCCGACGAGGACCGCCTGTTCGTCGCGCGCGAAAACGGAACGCGTGGAGTCACGTTCCGCAACCGGACGTACGACCGGCAGAACGAGGACGGGGAACCCGAGACGTGGGCCGAGTACGCCGTCGGCGCGTGGGCCGACTACGAGGCGGCGCGGGCGCTCTACCGAGCGATTGCCCGCGACGCTGCGGATATCGACGCCGACAAGATCCGAGTGCTGATTCCTGAGGGCGTCCGGTGGGTGAGCGACACCGCCTCCGCCCGCGCCGGCGTCTCCGACGAACCGGACTTCGTGATGGCGGCGGACCTGACCGACCCGGCGGTCGTCGAGGGCTGA
- the gatD gene encoding Glu-tRNA(Gln) amidotransferase subunit GatD: MNAGDRIRVERGGVTNEGVLMPSTTADHLVVKLDGGYNVGIEREDAEIEVLETEVYDVGEESSPGSQTSSDDVEDGQDDGDSSEVEFDDDLPTISLISTGGTIASTVDYRTGAVTAQFDAEDVLRAVPDLAGRANYRGRVVANILSENMTPDVWQDLARAVYEEIETGADGVVVMHGTDTMQFSASALSFMLDTPVPIVFTGSQRSADRPSSDNVMNAVCAVEAAKSDCAEVLVCMHGSESDDICALHRGTRVRKNHTSRRDAFETVGAKPLGEVDYDAEEVTFRREFTERGAVDLDIASDIDGGVELVKFTPGMDPAALSYLDGKSGVVVEGTGLGHVHTDLIPRIEELVDEGTVVAMTSQCVAGRVCDRVYDTGRDLLDAGVVEAGDTLPGTAKAKLMWALANLGDPADAMGRNLVGELQEESKPWT; encoded by the coding sequence ATGAACGCAGGCGACCGCATCCGCGTCGAGCGCGGAGGCGTCACGAACGAGGGCGTGTTGATGCCGTCGACGACGGCAGACCACCTCGTCGTCAAACTCGACGGCGGCTACAACGTCGGTATCGAACGCGAGGACGCCGAAATCGAGGTGCTCGAAACGGAGGTGTACGACGTCGGCGAGGAATCCTCACCGGGCAGTCAGACTTCGTCTGACGACGTCGAGGACGGTCAGGACGACGGCGATAGCTCCGAGGTCGAGTTCGACGACGACCTCCCGACGATTTCGCTCATCTCCACCGGCGGCACCATCGCCTCCACCGTCGATTATCGCACCGGTGCGGTGACCGCGCAGTTCGACGCAGAGGACGTGCTCCGCGCCGTACCGGACCTCGCCGGTCGGGCGAACTACCGCGGCCGCGTCGTCGCCAACATCCTCTCGGAGAACATGACGCCCGACGTCTGGCAGGACCTCGCGCGGGCGGTCTACGAGGAGATAGAGACGGGCGCAGACGGCGTCGTCGTCATGCACGGCACCGACACGATGCAGTTCTCCGCGTCGGCGCTGTCGTTCATGCTCGACACGCCGGTACCCATCGTCTTCACCGGCAGTCAGCGCTCGGCGGACCGACCCTCCTCGGACAACGTGATGAACGCCGTCTGCGCCGTCGAAGCGGCCAAATCCGACTGCGCGGAGGTGCTCGTCTGCATGCACGGCAGCGAGAGCGACGACATCTGCGCACTCCACCGCGGCACGCGCGTGCGCAAGAACCACACCTCGCGGCGCGACGCCTTCGAGACCGTCGGCGCGAAACCGCTCGGCGAAGTCGACTACGACGCGGAGGAAGTCACCTTCCGCCGCGAGTTCACCGAACGCGGCGCGGTAGACCTCGACATCGCCTCCGACATCGACGGCGGGGTCGAACTCGTGAAGTTCACGCCCGGCATGGACCCGGCGGCGCTCTCCTACCTCGACGGAAAATCCGGCGTCGTCGTCGAAGGGACGGGCCTCGGCCACGTCCACACCGACCTCATCCCGCGCATCGAGGAGTTAGTCGACGAGGGGACGGTCGTCGCGATGACGAGCCAGTGTGTCGCGGGCCGCGTCTGCGACCGCGTCTACGACACCGGCCGCGACCTGCTCGACGCGGGCGTCGTCGAGGCCGGCGACACCCTCCCCGGCACGGCGAAGGCGAAGCTGATGTGGGCGCTCGCCAACCTCGGCGACCCCGCCGACGCGATGGGGCGGAACCTCGTCGGCGAACTGCAAGAGGAGTCCAAGCCGTGGACCTGA
- a CDS encoding ArsR/SmtB family transcription factor — protein sequence MDSAVLLDLLGNENRRRILRLLSHKPCYVTEISEYLNVSPKAVIDHLRRLEEAGLVESRTDDQRRKYFHIAQNVRLEVNVSPYGFGTKSAYPASPTLELTGRCSHLSIDAEPRQNGDDLESLAREFGRLETIENELSLAQRWVHGRMTDVLDRLNERIGTDADSRFYAKVLAAVAGGATSTLAVAKEVSAPPEVVEQVLDALYERGLLARKNDQWTVR from the coding sequence ATGGACTCTGCGGTACTTTTAGATCTCCTCGGCAACGAGAACAGGCGACGTATCCTCCGCCTGCTCTCCCATAAGCCCTGCTACGTCACCGAGATCTCCGAGTACCTCAACGTCAGTCCGAAGGCCGTCATCGACCACCTCCGGAGACTGGAGGAGGCGGGTCTCGTCGAGAGTCGAACCGACGACCAGCGCCGGAAGTACTTCCACATCGCCCAGAACGTCCGCTTAGAGGTGAACGTCTCACCGTACGGATTCGGCACGAAGAGCGCGTATCCGGCGAGTCCGACGCTCGAACTGACGGGTCGCTGTTCGCATCTGAGCATCGACGCGGAACCCCGCCAGAACGGCGACGACCTCGAATCGCTGGCGCGGGAGTTCGGCCGCCTCGAAACCATCGAGAACGAACTCTCGCTCGCCCAGCGGTGGGTTCACGGTCGCATGACTGACGTGCTCGACCGCCTGAACGAGCGCATCGGTACCGACGCAGACAGCCGATTCTACGCGAAGGTACTCGCGGCCGTCGCCGGCGGCGCGACGAGCACGCTCGCCGTCGCCAAGGAGGTTAGCGCCCCGCCGGAGGTCGTCGAACAGGTGTTGGACGCGCTGTACGAGCGCGGACTGCTCGCTCGGAAGAATGACCAGTGGACCGTGCGGTGA
- a CDS encoding DUF1405 domain-containing protein: MASARLIPDRYVEYYLGNAPSLVWLLVVNAAAFLVGVRYYVETMPAISTFLWPLYGDSPTALALGTLSLATLLPNLGRGIDDAPLNRPLVYLHTLSVVWLVKFGLWTAVALNLRPDLYFGFGLSSLWSYWGILVTHLGFVVEAVLIARIGATTRGALAFALVLAFANDVFDYVFGYHPPLRYDPGATLTAASVAISVVSVGLAAVMLDRYRDPTVRK, translated from the coding sequence ATGGCGAGCGCGCGCCTCATCCCGGACCGATACGTCGAGTACTACCTCGGCAACGCGCCGAGTCTCGTCTGGTTACTCGTCGTCAACGCGGCGGCGTTTCTGGTCGGCGTGCGCTACTACGTCGAGACGATGCCCGCGATATCGACGTTCCTGTGGCCGCTGTACGGCGACTCGCCGACCGCGCTGGCGCTCGGGACGCTCTCGTTGGCGACGCTGCTGCCGAATCTCGGCCGAGGCATCGACGACGCGCCGTTGAACCGGCCGCTGGTCTACCTCCACACGCTCTCGGTCGTCTGGCTGGTGAAGTTCGGGCTCTGGACGGCCGTCGCCTTGAATCTCCGGCCCGACCTCTACTTCGGGTTCGGCCTCTCGTCGCTGTGGAGTTACTGGGGAATCCTCGTCACACATCTCGGTTTCGTCGTCGAGGCGGTGCTCATCGCGCGCATCGGGGCGACGACTCGCGGGGCGCTCGCGTTCGCACTCGTGTTAGCGTTTGCGAACGACGTGTTCGACTACGTGTTCGGCTACCATCCGCCGCTTCGGTACGACCCCGGGGCGACACTTACCGCGGCTAGCGTGGCGATTTCGGTCGTCTCGGTCGGTCTCGCGGCAGTTATGCTCGATCGGTATCGGGACCCGACGGTCCGGAAGTAA
- the gpmI gene encoding 2,3-bisphosphoglycerate-independent phosphoglycerate mutase — MQAALVILDGWGLGDHDRRDAVKAAKTPNFDRFRESGAYGTLDVSGRRVGLPEGQMGNSEVGHLNIGSGRVVKQAYTRINDRVTDGSFYENRVLTDAFDYAAEHDGRVHFMGLVSDGGVHSDQEHLYALVEAAADYGVEAVTHAFTDGRDTAPTAGADYLASLESVVADCGTGEVATVSGRYYAMDRDQNWERTKRAYDAIVDREADHEALSAVGAVESSYERSDTDEFVEPTLVAGGPALEDGDAVFFFNFRSDRARQLVRMLGDVRPEWAFETTPPEIHLATMTQYDKTFEFPVAFPPNQPQNTLGEVLADNGLTQLRLAESEKYAHVTYFLNGGREVEFDGEIRRIVRSPDVPTYDATPAMSAEEVTDTALAIIESDDPDVLVLNYANPDMVGHTGDFDAAVAAVEAVDEQLGRLLDGVFAAGGHALVTADHGNADDMGTPEAPHTAHTYNPVPLVYLSPAGDDGGKSVRAGGSLCDLAPTLLSLIGVDQPLELTGESLLE; from the coding sequence ATGCAGGCCGCACTCGTTATTCTCGACGGCTGGGGACTCGGAGACCACGACCGCAGAGACGCCGTAAAAGCCGCGAAGACGCCGAACTTCGACCGGTTCCGCGAGAGCGGTGCGTACGGGACGCTCGACGTGAGCGGCCGGCGAGTCGGCCTGCCCGAGGGGCAGATGGGTAACAGCGAAGTCGGCCACCTCAACATCGGCAGCGGCCGCGTGGTCAAACAGGCGTACACCCGAATCAACGACCGCGTCACCGACGGCTCGTTCTACGAGAACCGCGTTCTCACCGACGCGTTCGACTACGCCGCCGAGCACGACGGCCGCGTCCACTTCATGGGACTCGTCAGCGACGGCGGCGTCCACTCCGACCAGGAGCATCTGTACGCGCTCGTCGAGGCGGCGGCCGACTACGGCGTCGAGGCGGTGACCCACGCCTTCACCGACGGCCGCGACACCGCCCCCACGGCCGGTGCGGACTACCTAGCGTCGCTCGAAAGCGTCGTCGCCGACTGCGGGACCGGCGAGGTAGCGACGGTCTCGGGCCGGTACTACGCGATGGACCGCGACCAGAACTGGGAGCGCACGAAGCGCGCCTACGACGCCATCGTCGACCGCGAGGCCGATCACGAAGCGCTCTCGGCAGTCGGGGCGGTCGAGAGCTCCTACGAACGCAGCGACACCGACGAGTTCGTCGAACCGACGCTCGTCGCCGGCGGCCCGGCGCTCGAAGACGGCGACGCGGTGTTCTTCTTCAACTTCCGCTCGGACCGCGCGCGGCAACTCGTCCGGATGCTCGGCGACGTTCGCCCGGAGTGGGCGTTCGAGACGACGCCGCCGGAGATTCACCTGGCGACGATGACCCAGTACGACAAGACGTTCGAGTTCCCGGTGGCGTTCCCGCCGAACCAACCGCAGAACACGCTCGGCGAGGTGCTCGCGGACAACGGCCTCACGCAGCTTCGGCTCGCGGAGTCCGAGAAGTACGCCCACGTCACCTACTTCCTCAACGGCGGCCGCGAGGTGGAGTTCGACGGCGAGATTCGACGCATCGTCCGGAGCCCCGACGTGCCGACGTACGACGCGACGCCCGCGATGAGCGCCGAGGAGGTGACGGACACTGCGTTGGCGATCATCGAGTCCGACGACCCGGACGTGCTCGTGCTCAACTACGCGAACCCCGACATGGTCGGTCACACCGGCGACTTCGACGCCGCCGTCGCGGCCGTCGAAGCCGTCGACGAGCAACTCGGCCGACTGCTCGACGGCGTGTTCGCCGCCGGCGGACACGCGCTCGTTACGGCCGACCACGGCAACGCCGACGACATGGGCACGCCGGAGGCACCGCACACGGCACACACTTACAACCCGGTACCGCTCGTCTACCTCTCTCCGGCCGGCGACGACGGCGGGAAGAGTGTTCGCGCGGGCGGGTCGCTCTGCGACCTCGCGCCGACGCTGCTGTCGCTCATCGGCGTCGACCAACCGCTGGAGTTGACCGGCGAGTCACTTTTGGAGTGA
- a CDS encoding TVP38/TMEM64 family protein, with amino-acid sequence MSRRTFLASTAAVVVVAALAAWLVSPETLFERLRWVAADPIRFVAVLTLVALVRPLLAWPTTLLAVIVGYTQSLTWAPVALALVVVSSVPPYFFGRHIRGDSGRFAAAGERFVDTAGDVRSVAASRLFPAPSDIVSVGAGIADVRFRSYVLGTAVGETPWVIGGILVGGSLGALTADSLTGLFDVRLVAAAAAVGVLLLAGPLYRYVSKRNVELR; translated from the coding sequence GTGTCGCGCCGCACCTTCCTCGCTTCGACAGCCGCCGTCGTCGTCGTTGCCGCGCTCGCCGCGTGGCTCGTCTCCCCCGAAACGCTGTTCGAACGGCTTCGATGGGTCGCCGCCGACCCGATCCGCTTCGTCGCGGTTCTGACGCTCGTCGCGCTCGTCCGTCCGCTGTTGGCGTGGCCGACGACGCTTCTGGCCGTCATCGTCGGCTACACCCAGTCGCTCACCTGGGCCCCCGTCGCGCTCGCGCTCGTCGTCGTCAGCAGCGTCCCGCCGTACTTCTTCGGCCGGCACATCCGCGGCGACAGCGGCCGGTTCGCGGCCGCCGGCGAGCGGTTCGTCGACACGGCCGGCGACGTTCGCAGCGTCGCCGCGAGCCGACTGTTTCCGGCACCCTCCGACATCGTCTCCGTCGGGGCGGGAATCGCCGACGTCCGGTTCCGGTCGTACGTGCTCGGCACCGCAGTCGGCGAGACGCCGTGGGTGATCGGCGGTATTCTCGTCGGCGGCTCGCTGGGCGCGCTGACCGCCGACTCGTTGACCGGTCTGTTCGACGTTCGCCTCGTCGCGGCGGCGGCGGCAGTCGGCGTGTTGCTTCTCGCCGGGCCGCTGTACCGCTACGTGTCGAAGCGTAACGTCGAGCTCCGATAA
- a CDS encoding DUF5830 family protein: MPDGPTNEGDGLAATRSERVELALELLAHLEHDELELPAVIDRIETVTTDPATTRDILDEAEKRGILERDGARIRTRRGGTFVRFESQVVTREGEFDCRRCGASISTGHFIRFEAGELGPFGSSCIRKVTGRE, encoded by the coding sequence GTGCCCGACGGACCGACCAACGAGGGGGATGGTCTCGCGGCGACCCGCAGCGAGCGCGTCGAACTCGCCCTCGAACTGCTCGCACATCTCGAACACGACGAGTTGGAGCTGCCGGCTGTCATCGACCGCATCGAGACGGTGACGACGGACCCGGCGACGACCCGCGATATCCTCGACGAAGCCGAGAAACGAGGCATTCTCGAACGCGATGGCGCACGCATTCGAACGCGCCGCGGTGGCACGTTCGTCCGCTTCGAGAGCCAGGTCGTCACGCGCGAGGGCGAGTTCGACTGTCGGCGCTGCGGAGCGTCGATTTCGACGGGTCACTTCATCCGATTCGAGGCCGGCGAGTTGGGGCCGTTCGGCTCCTCGTGTATCCGAAAAGTCACCGGTCGGGAGTGA
- a CDS encoding DUF7115 domain-containing protein — protein sequence MSLPELVQTELDDEPVAARVSLSGEDGLFVTPTRTLIYRSEGLLSDESVEQYPHDAERISVSEGGRTSRKAKVTLDYGLDGERSFSIPSKRLQESLHPVLAGILSAAGITDPGETVKQTFRFSDLTLVVTSDRVVKHIGAPVWDEDYEEYHYADVTDLTFEDGSVATSVVLTHGSRQERFKAPNDDARAVRETLTDALCTYHEVPSLDAFRKAKARESEAEPTQDRKNVSFGDGPTPLKADPAELTEKPKNATRPDDPVDLNNGSGDVPNGVAAEAAVESKSAASSAQVESAESKSTTFEGSGFESASDDTSDAAETSAPASPATPVPEPSDAPTSSGAGDDVAELRTQLATLTATVERQNEELRRQAELIERLIDELSRGR from the coding sequence ATGAGTCTGCCGGAACTCGTCCAGACCGAACTGGACGACGAACCAGTCGCTGCCCGGGTGAGCCTCAGCGGCGAAGATGGACTGTTCGTCACGCCGACCCGAACGCTCATCTACCGCTCCGAGGGCTTGCTCTCGGACGAATCCGTCGAACAGTATCCGCACGACGCCGAACGCATCTCCGTCTCCGAGGGCGGCCGCACCTCGCGGAAAGCGAAGGTGACCCTCGACTACGGCCTCGACGGCGAGCGGTCCTTCTCGATTCCGTCGAAACGCCTCCAAGAGTCGCTGCATCCCGTTCTGGCCGGCATCCTCAGCGCCGCCGGTATCACCGACCCCGGTGAGACGGTGAAACAGACGTTTCGGTTCAGTGATCTCACGCTCGTTGTCACGAGCGACCGAGTCGTCAAACACATCGGCGCGCCCGTCTGGGACGAGGACTACGAGGAGTACCACTACGCCGACGTGACCGACCTCACGTTCGAGGACGGCAGCGTCGCCACCTCCGTCGTCCTCACGCACGGCAGCCGTCAGGAGCGCTTCAAAGCGCCGAACGACGACGCGCGCGCGGTCCGCGAGACGTTGACCGACGCGCTCTGTACCTATCACGAGGTCCCGTCGCTCGACGCCTTCCGGAAGGCGAAGGCCCGAGAGTCCGAAGCCGAACCGACGCAGGACCGTAAGAACGTCTCCTTCGGCGACGGCCCCACGCCGCTGAAGGCCGACCCCGCGGAGTTGACCGAGAAGCCGAAGAACGCGACGCGGCCGGACGACCCAGTGGACCTCAACAACGGTAGCGGGGACGTGCCAAACGGAGTCGCCGCCGAAGCAGCGGTGGAGTCGAAGTCGGCCGCGTCGAGCGCGCAGGTGGAGTCAGCGGAGTCGAAATCGACGACGTTCGAGGGGTCGGGCTTCGAATCCGCCAGCGACGACACATCCGACGCCGCCGAGACGTCGGCACCGGCGTCTCCGGCGACGCCGGTTCCGGAACCGTCGGACGCGCCGACGTCGTCCGGCGCGGGCGACGACGTCGCGGAGCTACGAACGCAGCTGGCGACGCTGACGGCGACCGTCGAACGACAGAACGAAGAGCTGCGGCGGCAGGCCGAACTCATCGAGCGACTCATCGACGAACTCAGTCGCGGTCGGTAA